One region of Mycolicibacterium insubricum genomic DNA includes:
- a CDS encoding PE-PPE domain-containing protein, with translation MYKERLATAAHRIMTAAVALVVTAALAFAGMGLAALSWAAAQVLVVPGTGTQIPEKSKNYIDNSIDYFVNPTGVCGATSTGCHGTGVDYPAQFWPIPLPGWGGLSGAKWNDSVGQGVASLATQYGISSTNPGGQIVIFGYSQGATVSSRYKTYLSSTNPPAVMPEPGALQFVLIGNPNRPNGGVFERLAILGTVPILDATFGQPTPTDTTPLDDGEREVNTTDIAFQYDGVADFPKYPINVLADLNALAGFWYVHGTYIDPRGDTQTGPWQYTSTEIKGIIKGCTDNPSGAACQKMPASDTLYVTLPAKSLPLVQPFLDLADATGTGVVIKPLVAALQPTLQTLIETGYDRSDYSSPSPFGIVPLVNPITLARDLINDVPEGFNAARKTISTGQIPDLPGSTNPNGPSTLTTTTDTSRLAASAAPSEVKVPAEPSELKVPATAPETAIRPNPKKLLSLPQLTRESVAPRPVAANNDRKTDQVKAEEPGTEGANDTVSTPQRPRPVRDLVRTVTGADRSPGVTKHRPARVKPAA, from the coding sequence ATGTACAAGGAACGACTGGCCACTGCGGCCCATCGGATCATGACGGCGGCAGTGGCCCTCGTCGTGACCGCGGCCCTGGCGTTTGCCGGAATGGGCCTGGCGGCGCTGAGCTGGGCGGCGGCCCAGGTGCTGGTGGTACCCGGGACCGGGACGCAGATCCCCGAGAAATCCAAGAACTACATCGACAACTCCATCGACTACTTCGTAAATCCCACCGGGGTCTGTGGCGCTACCTCCACCGGCTGCCATGGCACCGGGGTGGACTACCCCGCTCAGTTCTGGCCGATCCCGCTGCCCGGCTGGGGCGGACTGTCCGGCGCGAAGTGGAACGATTCGGTCGGGCAGGGCGTCGCCTCGCTGGCCACCCAGTACGGGATCTCCAGCACGAACCCCGGCGGTCAGATCGTCATCTTCGGCTACTCCCAGGGTGCGACGGTGTCCAGCCGGTACAAGACGTACCTGTCCAGCACCAACCCGCCGGCCGTCATGCCCGAACCCGGTGCACTGCAGTTCGTGCTGATCGGCAACCCGAACCGGCCCAATGGCGGGGTGTTCGAGCGGCTGGCCATCCTGGGCACGGTGCCGATCCTGGACGCCACCTTCGGCCAGCCCACCCCCACCGACACCACCCCGCTGGACGACGGCGAACGGGAGGTCAACACCACCGATATCGCCTTCCAGTACGACGGCGTCGCCGACTTCCCGAAGTACCCGATCAACGTACTGGCCGACCTCAACGCGCTGGCCGGATTCTGGTACGTACACGGCACCTACATCGATCCCCGCGGCGACACCCAAACCGGACCGTGGCAGTACACCTCGACCGAGATCAAGGGCATCATCAAGGGCTGCACGGATAATCCGTCCGGGGCCGCCTGCCAGAAGATGCCCGCCTCGGACACCCTGTATGTGACGCTGCCGGCCAAATCCCTGCCGCTCGTCCAGCCGTTCCTGGACCTCGCCGATGCCACCGGTACCGGCGTGGTGATCAAACCGCTGGTCGCCGCCCTGCAGCCGACGCTGCAGACGCTCATCGAAACCGGGTACGACCGCTCCGACTACTCGTCCCCCAGCCCGTTCGGCATCGTGCCGCTGGTCAACCCGATCACGCTGGCCCGTGACCTGATCAACGACGTGCCGGAGGGCTTCAACGCCGCGCGGAAGACCATCAGCACCGGACAGATCCCGGACCTGCCCGGCTCGACGAATCCGAACGGCCCGTCGACCCTCACCACGACGACGGATACCTCGAGGCTGGCGGCGTCCGCTGCCCCGTCCGAGGTCAAGGTGCCCGCAGAGCCTTCCGAGCTGAAAGTGCCCGCGACCGCGCCCGAAACCGCCATCCGGCCGAACCCCAAGAAGCTCCTGTCACTGCCGCAGCTGACCCGGGAGTCCGTCGCACCCCGGCCCGTCGCAGCGAACAACGACCGCAAGACCGACCAGGTCAAGGCCGAAGAACCGGGCACCGAGGGCGCCAATGACACGGTGAGCACACCGCAGCGCCCGCGGCCGGTGCGCGACCTGGTCCGCACCGTCACCGGCGCCGACCGGTCCCCCGGCGTCACCAAGCATCGGCCGGCACGGGTCAAGCCTGCCGCCTGA
- a CDS encoding acyl-CoA dehydrogenase codes for MVVAVTDEQHALTAAVAALAERHATPSATRAVLDELAAGTPVRVWNVLVQSGFPAVHLPEDCGGSGGGLIEAGCVADGAGYGLLPGPLLPTMITAAQAAAAQPGPGRRDLLADIVAGMPAATAGPDVAAVRLTHTPDGPRLTGTVGPTLGLCAARRLLLAARTGDDAVVWVVLHTAGCDVTAEPGTDLTRDVGTLELADHPVDPANIVDGLTPGHARELAVALLSAEGAGIARWCVDNVLAHLKSREQFGRPIGAFQALQHRAAGLYVDAELLAAAAWDAARAGDGDADQRAAAAATAAIALAGLPDLVLDALTMFGAIGYTWEHDLHLYWRRAIAIAGATGPTGDWAARLGDPDGVARDFHLELPDVETQFRADVVAVLDHAATLDNETPGRQHPDHANLRSGAQRDALAAAGLLAPHLPAPWGRGADPVQQLIVAEEFARRPSVTRSSLGIAEWILPTILTFGTDEQRGRFAESILRGHTAWCQLFSEPGAGSDLAALRTRATRVEGGWRINGQKVWTSLAERADFGALLARTDPDVPKHKGISYFLLDMSTPGITVRPLRTAGGPAHFNEVFLDDVFVPDDALVGSPGDGWTLAIATMANERAAISGYINDDRESVLRTLVAARPDPDGRRALGDVRAATNAIHALNLRETLSRLSGHGPGTATSVAKVATGRVLRRIGTAALELAGPAALVDAPGDTAVAHLFQLPAELIGGGTMEIQLNIIATMILGLPRS; via the coding sequence ATGGTTGTCGCCGTCACCGACGAACAACACGCTCTGACCGCGGCCGTGGCCGCGCTGGCCGAGCGCCACGCCACGCCGTCGGCCACCCGCGCGGTGCTCGACGAGCTGGCTGCCGGAACGCCGGTTCGGGTGTGGAATGTACTGGTGCAGAGTGGTTTTCCGGCCGTGCACCTGCCCGAGGACTGTGGTGGCTCCGGCGGTGGCCTGATCGAGGCCGGGTGCGTGGCCGATGGTGCCGGTTACGGCCTGCTGCCCGGCCCGCTGTTGCCGACCATGATCACCGCGGCGCAGGCCGCGGCCGCACAGCCCGGGCCGGGCCGCCGGGACCTGCTGGCCGACATCGTCGCCGGCATGCCGGCCGCGACCGCGGGTCCCGACGTCGCTGCCGTGCGGCTCACCCACACGCCCGACGGCCCGCGGCTGACCGGAACCGTCGGCCCGACGCTCGGGCTGTGCGCGGCACGCCGGCTGCTGCTGGCCGCCCGCACCGGCGACGACGCCGTGGTCTGGGTCGTGCTGCACACCGCCGGATGCGATGTTACCGCCGAACCGGGCACCGACCTGACCCGCGACGTCGGCACCCTCGAACTGGCCGATCACCCGGTCGATCCAGCGAACATCGTCGACGGGTTGACTCCCGGCCACGCCCGGGAACTCGCCGTCGCGCTGCTGTCCGCCGAGGGCGCCGGCATTGCCCGCTGGTGCGTCGACAACGTCCTGGCGCATCTGAAGTCCCGCGAGCAGTTCGGCCGACCGATCGGCGCGTTCCAGGCGCTGCAGCACCGCGCCGCCGGGCTCTACGTCGACGCCGAGCTGCTGGCCGCGGCGGCCTGGGACGCCGCCCGGGCGGGCGACGGCGACGCCGACCAGCGCGCCGCGGCCGCGGCGACCGCCGCCATCGCCCTGGCCGGGCTGCCCGACCTGGTGCTCGACGCGCTCACCATGTTCGGCGCCATCGGCTACACCTGGGAACACGACCTGCACCTGTACTGGCGCCGCGCGATCGCCATCGCCGGGGCCACCGGGCCGACCGGGGATTGGGCCGCCCGGCTCGGTGACCCGGACGGGGTTGCCCGCGACTTTCACCTCGAATTACCGGACGTGGAAACGCAATTCCGCGCCGACGTGGTCGCGGTCCTCGACCACGCGGCGACCCTGGACAACGAGACACCGGGCCGCCAACACCCCGACCACGCCAACCTGCGCAGCGGCGCGCAGCGCGATGCGCTGGCCGCCGCCGGGCTGCTGGCACCACACCTGCCAGCGCCCTGGGGACGCGGCGCCGACCCCGTGCAGCAGCTGATCGTCGCCGAGGAATTCGCCCGCCGGCCGTCGGTGACCCGCTCCTCGCTGGGTATCGCCGAATGGATCCTGCCGACCATCCTGACCTTCGGCACCGACGAGCAGCGCGGCCGGTTCGCGGAATCGATCCTGCGCGGCCACACCGCGTGGTGCCAGCTGTTCTCCGAACCCGGCGCCGGATCGGATCTTGCGGCCCTGCGCACCCGAGCAACCCGGGTCGAGGGCGGCTGGCGGATCAACGGCCAGAAGGTGTGGACGTCGTTGGCCGAGCGCGCCGACTTCGGGGCACTGCTGGCCCGCACCGACCCGGACGTACCGAAACACAAGGGCATCAGTTACTTCCTGCTCGACATGAGCACGCCCGGCATCACCGTCCGCCCGCTGCGCACCGCCGGTGGACCCGCCCACTTCAACGAGGTCTTCCTCGACGACGTGTTCGTGCCCGACGACGCCCTGGTGGGCAGCCCGGGCGACGGCTGGACGCTGGCGATCGCCACCATGGCCAACGAGCGGGCCGCGATCAGCGGCTACATCAACGACGACCGCGAATCGGTGCTGCGCACACTGGTCGCAGCGCGTCCGGATCCCGACGGCCGCCGGGCCCTGGGCGACGTACGCGCCGCCACCAACGCCATCCACGCGCTGAACCTGCGGGAGACCCTGAGCCGGCTCTCCGGGCACGGACCGGGCACCGCCACCAGTGTCGCCAAGGTCGCCACCGGCCGCGTGCTGCGCCGGATCGGCACGGCCGCACTGGAACTCGCCGGTCCGGCGGCGCTCGTCGACGCCCCCGGGGACACCGCCGTCGCGCACCTGTTCCAGTTGCCGGCCGAGTTGATCGGCGGCGGCACCATGGAGATCCAGCTGAACATCATCGCCACGATGATTCTCGGCCTGCCGCGGTCATGA
- a CDS encoding MmpS family transport accessory protein, whose protein sequence is MLALLKRSWVAIVVLIAVALGAAGVIQLRAKFGSDEIFAASDHRPETIVPFNPKQVTYELFGPATASGKVSFLNAEAKPQEAVFTGLPWTHSFSTTIPAVVANLVAQGDSDTLGCRITVNGAVKDEQQASGSSAQAFCLVKAA, encoded by the coding sequence ATGTTGGCGCTGCTGAAAAGGAGCTGGGTGGCGATCGTCGTGCTGATCGCCGTCGCCCTCGGTGCGGCGGGCGTGATCCAGTTGCGCGCGAAGTTCGGTTCCGACGAGATTTTCGCCGCGTCCGACCATCGACCGGAGACGATCGTGCCGTTCAATCCCAAGCAGGTCACCTACGAGCTGTTCGGGCCGGCGACGGCCAGCGGCAAGGTGAGTTTCCTCAACGCCGAGGCCAAGCCGCAGGAGGCCGTCTTCACCGGCCTGCCGTGGACACACAGCTTCTCCACCACCATTCCCGCCGTCGTCGCCAATCTGGTCGCCCAGGGCGACAGCGACACCCTCGGCTGCCGGATCACCGTCAACGGCGCCGTCAAGGACGAGCAGCAGGCCTCGGGCTCCTCGGCGCAGGCGTTCTGCCTGGTGAAGGCAGCATGA
- a CDS encoding thiolase family protein yields MGLRGEAAIVGFHELPCVRRPTGNPEFTLEQWARLAAAAIDDAGLSAADVDGLITTGVFESEIFVPSTVVEYLGIPVDFAEYVDLGGASAAAMVWRAAAAIELGICSAVLCAIPANFLTPMNPARLPNMGDAVHFGASSFRYGSPQAEFEIPYGYLGQNGPYAQVASMYAAAYGYDERAMAKIVADTRINANHTPGAVFADKPATVDDVLASPLIADPLHMLEIVMPCMGGSAVLITDATLARRSRNRPVWIKGFGERVPYKSPVYAENPLHTPMLTVAPAAFAMAGLTPADMDMVSIYDCYTITALLTLEDAGFCEKGAGMAFVADHDLTFAGDFPMNTAGGQLGYGQPGNAGGMHHVCDATRQLMGRAGATQIADCNRAFVSGNGGVLSEQEALVLEGD; encoded by the coding sequence ATGGGTTTGCGAGGCGAAGCCGCCATCGTCGGATTCCACGAACTGCCGTGCGTCCGCAGACCGACCGGGAACCCCGAATTCACCCTCGAGCAGTGGGCCCGGCTGGCCGCCGCCGCCATCGACGACGCCGGTCTGTCCGCCGCCGACGTCGACGGTCTGATCACCACCGGGGTCTTCGAATCCGAGATCTTCGTGCCCTCCACCGTGGTGGAGTATCTCGGCATCCCGGTCGACTTCGCCGAGTACGTCGACCTCGGCGGCGCCTCGGCTGCGGCCATGGTGTGGCGGGCCGCCGCGGCGATCGAACTCGGCATCTGCTCGGCCGTGCTCTGCGCGATTCCGGCCAACTTCCTGACGCCGATGAACCCGGCCCGGCTGCCCAACATGGGCGACGCCGTGCACTTCGGCGCGTCCAGCTTCCGCTACGGTTCACCGCAGGCCGAGTTCGAGATCCCCTACGGCTACCTCGGTCAGAACGGCCCGTACGCGCAGGTCGCGTCGATGTACGCCGCGGCCTACGGCTACGACGAACGCGCGATGGCCAAAATCGTCGCCGACACTCGCATCAACGCCAACCACACCCCCGGTGCGGTATTTGCCGACAAGCCGGCCACCGTCGACGACGTGCTGGCCAGCCCGCTGATCGCCGACCCCCTGCATATGCTGGAGATCGTCATGCCGTGCATGGGCGGATCGGCGGTGCTGATCACCGACGCGACACTGGCGCGGCGCAGCCGCAACCGCCCAGTCTGGATCAAGGGCTTCGGTGAGCGGGTGCCCTACAAATCGCCGGTATATGCCGAAAACCCGCTGCACACACCGATGTTGACGGTCGCACCCGCCGCGTTCGCGATGGCCGGACTCACCCCCGCCGATATGGACATGGTGTCGATCTACGACTGTTACACCATCACCGCGCTGCTCACGCTGGAAGACGCGGGCTTCTGCGAGAAGGGCGCCGGCATGGCCTTCGTCGCCGACCACGACCTGACCTTCGCCGGTGACTTCCCGATGAACACCGCCGGCGGGCAGCTCGGCTACGGGCAGCCCGGCAACGCCGGCGGCATGCACCACGTCTGCGACGCGACGCGGCAGCTGATGGGCCGCGCCGGTGCCACCCAGATCGCCGACTGCAACCGGGCTTTCGTCTCCGGCAACGGCGGCGTGCTCAGCGAACAAGAAGCCCTGGTACTGGAGGGGGATTAG
- the lexA gene encoding transcriptional repressor LexA: protein MVDSTETGAGADLTKRQGAILTVIRESVATRGYPPSIREIGDAVGLTSTSSVAHQLRALERKGYLHRDANRPRAVTIESADSGPNAATTEVAGSDALPVPTYVPVLGRIAAGGPILAEEAVEEVFPLPRELVGEGTLFLLKVVGESMIDAAICDGDWVVVRQQNVADNGDIVAAMLDGEATVKTFKRTAGQVWLMPHNPAFDPIPGNDAVILGKVVTVIRRI from the coding sequence ATGGTCGATAGCACTGAAACCGGGGCCGGCGCGGACCTCACCAAGCGGCAGGGCGCCATCCTGACGGTCATCCGCGAATCAGTGGCCACTCGGGGCTACCCGCCGAGCATCCGTGAGATCGGCGACGCCGTCGGGCTCACCTCCACCTCGTCGGTGGCCCATCAGCTGCGCGCCCTGGAACGCAAGGGCTATCTGCACCGCGATGCCAACCGGCCGCGCGCGGTCACCATCGAGTCGGCCGACTCCGGCCCGAACGCCGCGACCACCGAGGTCGCCGGTTCCGATGCGCTACCCGTTCCCACCTACGTCCCGGTGCTCGGCCGGATCGCGGCCGGCGGACCGATCCTGGCCGAAGAGGCCGTCGAGGAGGTCTTCCCGCTGCCGCGGGAACTCGTCGGCGAGGGAACCCTATTCCTGCTGAAGGTGGTCGGCGAATCGATGATCGACGCGGCGATCTGCGACGGCGACTGGGTCGTGGTGCGTCAGCAGAACGTCGCCGACAACGGCGATATCGTCGCCGCGATGCTCGACGGCGAGGCGACGGTCAAGACCTTCAAACGCACCGCCGGCCAGGTGTGGCTGATGCCGCACAACCCGGCTTTCGACCCGATCCCGGGCAACGACGCCGTCATCCTCGGCAAGGTCGTGACGGTAATCCGCCGGATCTAG
- a CDS encoding acyl-CoA dehydrogenase family protein yields MGNVIKYDRTLFEPEHELFRESFRGFLDKHVAPFHDEWEKNKIVDRNVWIEAGKQGFLGMAVPEEYGGGGNGDFRYNVVMGEETVAGRYSGLGFMLHNDVVLPYLLRLATEEQKQRWLPGFCTGEIITAIAMTEPGTGSDLQGIKTRAVRDGDHYILNGSKTFITNGILSDLVIVAAQTDPEKGAMGFSLFVVERGMEGFERGRHLDKMGLDAQDTAELSFTNVRVPAENLLGEENMGFLYLVQNLPQERISIAVIAAAAMEAVLEETLQYTKDRKAFGKPIGSFQNSRFLLAELATEATAVRVVIDEFLKLHLEEKLTVEQAAMAKWWSTENQVKLIDRCLQLHGGYGYMREYSVARAYLDARVQTIYGGTTEIMKEIIGRSLGV; encoded by the coding sequence ATGGGCAATGTCATCAAGTACGACCGCACGCTGTTCGAGCCGGAGCACGAGCTGTTCCGCGAATCGTTCCGCGGGTTCCTGGACAAGCACGTCGCGCCGTTCCACGACGAGTGGGAGAAGAACAAGATCGTCGACCGCAACGTCTGGATCGAGGCCGGCAAACAGGGCTTCCTGGGCATGGCGGTGCCCGAGGAGTACGGCGGCGGCGGCAACGGCGACTTCCGCTACAACGTCGTGATGGGCGAAGAGACCGTCGCCGGCCGCTACAGCGGCCTCGGCTTCATGCTGCACAACGACGTCGTGCTGCCCTACCTGCTGCGGCTGGCCACCGAGGAGCAGAAGCAGCGTTGGCTGCCGGGCTTCTGCACCGGCGAGATCATCACCGCCATCGCGATGACCGAGCCCGGCACCGGCTCGGATCTGCAGGGCATCAAGACCCGTGCGGTCCGCGACGGCGACCACTACATCCTCAACGGCTCCAAGACGTTCATCACCAACGGGATCCTCTCCGACCTGGTGATCGTGGCCGCGCAGACCGACCCGGAAAAGGGTGCGATGGGCTTCTCGCTGTTCGTCGTCGAGCGCGGCATGGAGGGCTTCGAGCGTGGCCGTCACCTCGACAAGATGGGTCTGGACGCCCAGGACACCGCCGAACTGTCCTTCACCAACGTCCGGGTGCCCGCCGAGAACCTGCTCGGCGAGGAGAACATGGGCTTCCTCTACCTGGTGCAGAACCTGCCGCAGGAGCGCATCTCGATCGCCGTCATCGCCGCCGCCGCGATGGAGGCCGTGCTGGAGGAGACCCTGCAGTACACCAAGGACCGCAAAGCCTTCGGCAAGCCGATCGGCAGCTTCCAGAACAGCCGGTTCCTGCTGGCCGAGCTGGCCACCGAGGCCACCGCGGTGCGCGTGGTGATCGACGAATTCCTCAAGCTCCACCTGGAGGAGAAGCTGACCGTCGAGCAGGCCGCGATGGCCAAGTGGTGGTCCACCGAGAACCAGGTGAAGCTGATCGACCGCTGCCTGCAGCTGCACGGCGGCTACGGCTACATGCGGGAATACTCGGTGGCGCGGGCCTACCTCGACGCCCGGGTGCAGACCATCTACGGCGGCACCACCGAGATCATGAAGGAAATCATCGGGCGCAGCCTCGGCGTCTGA
- a CDS encoding Zn-ribbon domain-containing OB-fold protein: MTTAETALGRPLPLPTPVSQPYWDGLSRGEVWIQYSPSSDRYVFYPRVLAPGTLADDLEWRRISGNGTLVSFTVARRPVAAHFAAETPQILAVVAWDEGPRFATEIVDTNPEELRIGMAVWPVFTEHPDGGVTLLRYTAAR, translated from the coding sequence ATGACCACCGCCGAAACCGCATTGGGCAGGCCGCTGCCGCTGCCCACCCCGGTGTCCCAACCGTACTGGGACGGACTGTCCCGCGGGGAGGTGTGGATCCAGTACTCGCCGTCGAGTGACCGGTATGTCTTCTACCCGCGGGTGCTGGCACCCGGAACTCTTGCCGACGACCTGGAGTGGCGCCGGATCTCCGGCAACGGGACCCTGGTCAGCTTCACCGTGGCCCGGCGCCCGGTGGCCGCGCACTTCGCCGCCGAGACCCCGCAGATTCTGGCCGTGGTCGCCTGGGACGAGGGGCCGCGGTTTGCCACCGAGATCGTCGACACCAATCCCGAAGAACTCCGCATCGGGATGGCGGTGTGGCCGGTGTTCACCGAACATCCCGACGGCGGCGTGACCCTGTTGCGCTACACCGCCGCGCGGTAG
- a CDS encoding LGFP repeat-containing protein, with protein MLRLAVPAWFAVVAMAAFLVAAPASATPESDADAAITAAWEAAGGVDSPLGDKDGGVYAAGSGFVQNFHNDGAIYFTPETGAHIMYGRILDRYRELGGPVDSDLGFPTVDEGVGRVSADSRSSEFSAADHPVMFWTPDTDAWVVRGAINAAWDHLGGSAGVMGVPTADESYNGSVITQSFSGGTIAYDTATGAFTEPADHLGELAGLPIPGDASSAINTAWRIAGGKGGPLGAREGDPAAVGDAGTVQNFAGGKIFYTADTGAHALTGPILERYESAGGPTGELGFPTSGVVDGGVPDGTQASFAAAEHPVIFATPDHGAIVVNGPVKAAWDKLGGATGPLGVPVAEHDIDRDVMTQKFSGGELTFNATDRKFSVTPDALAGQLEGVEVANTALPTTPAPPSVAAKKGTGAGWSWLWWLLPAAALVLILLLVWQAARRRKKAPAVVAGDDADAEYLRQGYGRGQDYDRQGDYDRPDAYDYDEPEYHEAGYRTDDQDGHYDEPGYDSHSGWREDDLGAPAPSWEDENSGTTEVVIHDELFTHQGSHARRGEDVDDQDAVDTAPTRYGFSEDIVVDETPSGRHAVAESASSSLLPPLPDWGDKYGQFEDYSSGYREPAPGADYSSGPAAYAAEPAAPERVAEPVEEAPEPAAHGDSAYPAIHLPLDDPNQAPPGFPIKACMRSGNYHLPGGAYYEETVADIWFADEEHAQANGFHRAD; from the coding sequence GTGCTGAGGCTCGCAGTGCCGGCGTGGTTTGCCGTCGTTGCCATGGCGGCGTTTCTGGTGGCCGCGCCGGCCTCCGCGACCCCGGAAAGCGATGCCGACGCGGCGATCACCGCGGCCTGGGAGGCCGCCGGCGGAGTCGACTCACCCCTGGGTGACAAGGACGGCGGGGTGTACGCCGCCGGATCCGGTTTCGTGCAGAACTTCCACAACGACGGTGCCATCTACTTCACCCCGGAGACCGGCGCGCACATCATGTACGGCCGGATCCTGGACCGCTACCGCGAGCTCGGCGGCCCGGTCGACAGCGACCTGGGCTTCCCGACGGTCGACGAGGGCGTCGGCCGCGTCAGCGCGGACAGCCGCAGCAGTGAGTTCTCCGCCGCCGATCACCCGGTGATGTTCTGGACCCCGGACACCGACGCCTGGGTGGTGCGCGGCGCCATCAACGCCGCCTGGGACCACCTCGGCGGATCCGCGGGGGTCATGGGCGTCCCGACGGCCGACGAAAGCTACAACGGTTCGGTCATCACCCAGTCGTTCAGCGGCGGCACCATCGCCTACGACACCGCGACCGGCGCATTCACCGAACCCGCCGATCACCTCGGCGAACTGGCCGGTCTGCCGATCCCCGGTGACGCGAGCTCCGCCATCAACACCGCGTGGCGGATCGCCGGCGGCAAGGGCGGACCGCTCGGAGCCCGCGAGGGAGACCCGGCCGCCGTCGGCGACGCCGGGACCGTGCAGAACTTCGCCGGCGGCAAGATCTTCTACACCGCCGACACCGGCGCCCACGCCCTGACCGGGCCGATCCTGGAGCGCTACGAATCGGCCGGCGGCCCCACCGGTGAACTCGGTTTCCCGACCAGCGGCGTGGTCGACGGCGGCGTGCCCGACGGCACCCAGGCCAGCTTCGCCGCGGCCGAACACCCGGTCATCTTCGCCACCCCCGACCACGGCGCCATCGTCGTCAACGGCCCGGTGAAGGCGGCCTGGGACAAGCTGGGCGGGGCCACCGGCCCGCTCGGGGTCCCCGTCGCCGAGCACGATATCGACCGCGACGTGATGACCCAGAAGTTCAGCGGCGGTGAGCTCACCTTCAACGCGACGGACCGCAAGTTCAGCGTCACCCCGGATGCGCTCGCGGGCCAGCTGGAAGGGGTCGAGGTCGCCAACACGGCGCTGCCGACCACCCCCGCGCCGCCGAGCGTCGCCGCCAAGAAGGGCACCGGGGCCGGTTGGTCCTGGCTGTGGTGGCTGCTGCCGGCGGCCGCGCTGGTGCTGATCCTGCTGCTGGTCTGGCAGGCCGCCCGTCGTCGCAAGAAGGCGCCGGCGGTGGTTGCCGGTGACGACGCGGACGCCGAGTACCTGCGCCAGGGCTACGGTCGCGGTCAGGACTACGACCGCCAGGGTGACTACGACCGCCCCGATGCCTACGACTACGACGAGCCGGAGTACCACGAGGCCGGCTATCGCACGGACGACCAGGACGGTCACTACGACGAACCCGGATACGACTCGCACTCCGGCTGGCGTGAGGACGACCTGGGCGCACCGGCACCGAGTTGGGAGGACGAGAACTCCGGTACCACCGAGGTGGTCATCCACGACGAACTGTTCACCCACCAGGGCTCCCACGCCCGGCGGGGGGAGGACGTCGACGACCAGGACGCCGTCGACACCGCGCCGACGCGCTACGGATTCAGCGAGGACATCGTCGTCGACGAGACGCCCTCGGGACGGCACGCGGTAGCCGAGTCGGCATCTTCGTCGCTGCTCCCGCCGCTGCCGGACTGGGGCGACAAGTACGGCCAGTTCGAGGACTACTCGTCGGGCTACCGTGAGCCCGCGCCCGGCGCCGACTACTCGTCCGGTCCCGCGGCCTACGCCGCCGAACCGGCGGCGCCGGAACGGGTTGCCGAACCCGTCGAGGAAGCGCCCGAGCCCGCTGCGCATGGCGATTCGGCCTATCCGGCGATCCATCTTCCGCTGGACGACCCGAACCAGGCACCTCCGGGGTTCCCGATAAAGGCGTGCATGCGCTCGGGCAACTACCACTTGCCCGGCGGCGCGTACTACGAGGAGACCGTCGCCGACATCTGGTTCGCCGACGAGGAGCACGCACAGGCCAACGGTTTCCACCGGGCCGACTGA
- a CDS encoding TetR/AcrR family transcriptional regulator produces MNAPPPTVDPHDGLPGYKRARRDQIVAAAMAALKEHDYDQIQMRDVADRADVALGTLYRYFSSKEHVYAAVLTAWAKPVLTAPEPTGDAEQRVRDKVRGIIASFERRPAFFKVCMLLQNSTDHNAAQLMAAFADIACDTLAADFAALGPQGAADAAIMLWGIVNTMLSAALLRGYPMADAYRVADAFIDLVAPQLAGSTS; encoded by the coding sequence ATGAACGCACCTCCGCCGACGGTCGACCCGCACGACGGTCTGCCCGGCTACAAGAGGGCCCGCCGGGACCAGATCGTCGCCGCCGCGATGGCGGCGCTCAAAGAGCACGACTACGACCAGATCCAGATGCGTGACGTCGCCGACCGCGCCGACGTCGCACTGGGCACCCTGTACCGGTACTTCAGCTCCAAGGAGCATGTTTACGCCGCGGTGCTCACCGCGTGGGCCAAACCGGTGCTGACCGCCCCCGAGCCGACCGGCGACGCCGAGCAGCGGGTGCGCGACAAGGTTCGCGGCATCATCGCCAGCTTTGAGCGACGCCCGGCGTTCTTCAAGGTGTGCATGCTGCTGCAGAACAGCACCGACCACAACGCCGCGCAGCTGATGGCCGCGTTCGCCGACATCGCCTGCGACACCCTGGCCGCGGACTTCGCCGCGCTCGGACCGCAGGGCGCCGCCGACGCCGCCATCATGCTGTGGGGGATCGTCAACACCATGCTGTCGGCCGCACTGCTGCGTGGCTACCCGATGGCTGATGCCTACCGGGTCGCCGACGCGTTCATCGATCTGGTGGCGCCGCAACTGGCCGGCAGCACTTCGTAA